The following coding sequences are from one Streptomyces sp. TLI_235 window:
- a CDS encoding putative PurR-regulated permease PerM — translation MPVRRPGRARPGRPAANGAGAPAGLRRLSDYAWRLLVVAGAAYLVLVILGKFHLITLAAFLAMVVTSVVRPLVDLAARAVPRPLAVLIGLTVALLVPAGLLALIGETVANELSSLTNEFQGGLDRLEKALEGPPLHIAHGTFDDLQRKVTDFLSEHRSTLISTAVSGAGRVVEVATGAALALFMSVFFLHSGERMWRWTAGQLPAAAGDHLDRGGRAAWRTFAGYTRGIFIVAASNAIMVGIALLLLRVPLALPLTVLEFLASFVPLVGSPIAMLIASLVALAARGPVIAIVVLALIVVIGQIEGHLLHPLVMSWAVSLHPVVVAVSVLVGSISAGVIGAVVAVPAVSVVWSVYAELRGPRPAVPPS, via the coding sequence ATGCCGGTGAGGCGGCCGGGGCGCGCGCGGCCGGGCCGCCCGGCGGCGAACGGCGCCGGCGCCCCGGCGGGGCTGCGGCGCCTCTCCGACTACGCCTGGCGGCTGCTCGTCGTCGCGGGGGCCGCGTACCTGGTGCTGGTCATCCTGGGGAAGTTCCACCTGATCACGCTGGCGGCCTTCCTCGCGATGGTGGTCACCTCGGTGGTCCGGCCACTGGTCGACCTGGCCGCCCGGGCGGTCCCCCGCCCGCTCGCGGTGCTGATCGGGCTGACCGTCGCCCTCCTGGTGCCGGCCGGGCTGCTCGCGCTGATCGGCGAGACCGTGGCGAACGAGCTGTCCAGCCTGACCAACGAGTTCCAGGGCGGCCTCGACCGACTGGAGAAGGCGCTGGAGGGACCACCCCTGCACATCGCCCACGGCACCTTCGACGACCTCCAGCGCAAGGTCACCGACTTCCTGTCCGAACACCGCTCGACCCTGATCAGCACCGCCGTCAGCGGCGCCGGCCGGGTGGTCGAGGTGGCGACCGGCGCCGCGCTCGCGCTCTTCATGTCGGTGTTCTTCCTGCACTCGGGCGAGCGGATGTGGCGGTGGACCGCCGGCCAGCTGCCGGCCGCCGCCGGCGACCACCTCGACCGGGGCGGCCGCGCGGCCTGGCGTACCTTCGCCGGCTACACCCGGGGCATCTTCATCGTCGCGGCCAGCAACGCGATCATGGTCGGCATCGCCCTTCTCCTGCTGCGGGTGCCGCTCGCCCTGCCGCTGACCGTGCTGGAGTTCCTCGCCTCCTTCGTCCCGCTGGTCGGCTCGCCGATCGCGATGCTGATCGCCTCGCTGGTGGCGCTGGCCGCCCGCGGGCCGGTGATCGCGATCGTCGTCCTGGCGCTGATCGTGGTGATCGGCCAGATCGAGGGCCACCTCCTGCACCCGCTGGTGATGAGCTGGGCGGTCAGCCTGCACCCCGTGGTGGTCGCGGTCTCGGTGCTGGTCGGCAGCATCTCGGCCGGGGTGATCGGCGCGGTGGTCGCCGTCCCGGCGGTGTCGGTGGTCTGGTCGGTGTACGCCGAACTGCGGGGTCCGCGACCGGCCGTACCGCCGTCCTGA
- a CDS encoding TetR family transcriptional regulator encodes MPDQIVVSEFLAAQRPRRADAARNFDALLVAAREAFAEHGADASLEDIARRAGVGIGTLYRNFPTRRHLFEAVYANEVDDLGRVAAEVSGEPPWEALAAWLRRFVDYAMTKRAIREALDGELTDVFLACRQSMYDAGTPLLLRAQEAGEVRDDMSIDDLLRLVSGITSVAFPDLEQRDRVLGIALDGVRTTR; translated from the coding sequence GTGCCGGACCAGATCGTGGTGAGCGAGTTCCTCGCCGCCCAGCGCCCGCGCCGCGCCGACGCCGCGCGGAACTTCGACGCGCTGCTCGTCGCCGCCCGCGAGGCGTTCGCCGAGCACGGCGCCGACGCCTCCCTGGAGGACATCGCCCGGCGCGCCGGCGTGGGCATCGGCACCCTCTACCGCAACTTCCCGACCCGCCGGCACCTCTTCGAGGCGGTGTACGCCAACGAGGTCGACGACCTCGGCCGGGTCGCCGCCGAGGTCTCCGGCGAGCCGCCGTGGGAGGCGCTGGCCGCCTGGCTGCGCCGGTTCGTCGACTACGCCATGACCAAGCGCGCGATCCGCGAGGCGCTGGACGGCGAGTTGACGGACGTCTTCCTCGCCTGCCGCCAGTCCATGTACGACGCGGGCACGCCCCTGCTGCTGCGCGCCCAGGAGGCCGGCGAGGTGCGCGACGACATGAGCATCGACGACCTGCTGCGGCTGGTCTCCGGCATCACCTCGGTCGCCTTCCCCGACCTGGAACAGCGCGACCGGGTGCTCGGCATCGCCCTGGACGGGGTGCGCACCACGAGGTGA
- a CDS encoding EmrB/QacA subfamily drug resistance transporter, translated as MNRQSPRLTFGVLATGAGVFALLQSLITPALPIVQEAMHTSQSTVTWVMTAYLLSASVFTPILGRVGDQVGKKRTLVAALVALLVGCLVAALAPNITVLIIARVLQGIAGALFPLSFGIIRDEFPAGRVPAGISNLSAVIAVGSGLGMVLAGPIVGALDYRWLFWFPVIVVAVTALIAHRYVPESPNRTEGSVNWLSSVLLSGWLVALLLPVSQAAKWGWGSTPVLALLAAAAVLFALWAFSEARSRNPLIDLRVMRLPAVWTTNTAALLFGGGMYAVWAFLPGFVQTPASAGYGFGSSVTGAGLLMLPMLVAMFVSGILSGRLAGRFPAKAQLVTGALLGAAACALLAARHHAPSDVALAAGVFGLGIGLAFASMSNLVVQSVPAAQTGAATGMNANIRTIGGSMGAALMTGLVTGHLQASGRPYESGYTHGFTLLAVFCLAAALAALLVPTRRAVPAAAPVAASAPQRESVGS; from the coding sequence ATGAACCGCCAGTCACCCCGCCTCACCTTCGGCGTGCTCGCCACCGGCGCGGGCGTGTTCGCCCTGCTCCAGTCGCTGATCACGCCCGCCCTGCCGATCGTCCAGGAGGCGATGCACACCTCGCAGTCCACGGTCACCTGGGTCATGACCGCCTACCTGCTCTCCGCCTCCGTCTTCACCCCGATCCTCGGCCGGGTCGGCGACCAGGTGGGCAAGAAGCGCACCCTGGTCGCCGCACTGGTCGCCCTGCTCGTCGGCTGCCTGGTGGCCGCCCTCGCCCCGAACATCACCGTGCTGATCATCGCCCGGGTCCTCCAGGGCATTGCGGGCGCGCTCTTCCCGCTCTCCTTCGGCATCATCCGCGACGAGTTCCCCGCGGGCCGGGTGCCCGCCGGGATCAGCAACCTGTCCGCCGTGATCGCGGTCGGCAGCGGCCTCGGCATGGTCCTCGCCGGACCGATCGTCGGCGCGCTGGACTACCGCTGGCTCTTCTGGTTCCCCGTCATCGTCGTCGCCGTCACCGCCCTGATCGCCCACCGCTACGTCCCCGAGTCGCCGAACCGCACCGAAGGCAGCGTCAACTGGCTGTCCTCCGTGCTGCTCTCCGGCTGGCTCGTCGCGCTGCTCCTGCCGGTCAGCCAGGCCGCGAAGTGGGGCTGGGGCTCCACCCCCGTCCTCGCGCTGCTCGCCGCCGCCGCGGTCCTCTTCGCCCTCTGGGCGTTCAGCGAGGCCCGCTCCCGCAACCCGCTGATCGACCTGCGCGTGATGCGCCTGCCCGCCGTGTGGACCACCAACACCGCGGCGCTGCTCTTCGGCGGCGGCATGTACGCGGTGTGGGCCTTCCTGCCGGGCTTCGTCCAGACCCCGGCGTCGGCAGGCTACGGCTTCGGCTCCAGCGTCACCGGGGCCGGGCTGCTGATGCTGCCGATGCTGGTCGCGATGTTCGTCTCCGGCATCCTCAGCGGACGGCTGGCCGGCCGCTTCCCCGCCAAGGCACAGCTCGTCACCGGCGCCCTGCTCGGTGCCGCGGCCTGCGCCCTGCTCGCCGCCCGGCACCACGCACCCTCGGACGTCGCCCTGGCGGCCGGCGTGTTCGGGCTCGGCATCGGCCTCGCCTTCGCCTCGATGAGCAACCTCGTCGTGCAGAGCGTCCCCGCCGCCCAGACCGGCGCGGCCACCGGCATGAACGCCAACATCCGCACCATCGGCGGCTCGATGGGCGCGGCCCTGATGACCGGTCTGGTCACCGGCCACCTGCAGGCCTCCGGCCGCCCGTACGAGTCCGGCTACACCCACGGGTTCACCCTGCTCGCGGTGTTCTGCCTGGCGGCCGCACTCGCGGCGCTGCTCGTCCCGACCCGCCGGGCGGTGCCCGCAGCGGCGCCGGTCGCGGCGTCCGCCCCGCAGCGGGAATCCGTCGGCAGCTGA
- a CDS encoding vancomycin aglycone glucosyltransferase, translating into MRAARLPRAGEGLGIPFTPVGPVLRPTGRRDPAAAPPTPEQRRRMVEESVAAQFDAVRAAARGCHAVLAGGYLVAAAPTVAEESGIPYTMAAYCPNFLPSPHHAPPVYPMRGEKTPDGNVGNRILWARDADRWNETWRDAINRHRTAAGLAPVDDVRSHLYTRTPWLAADPVLAPWPGPADHEVVQTGAWLLPDERPLPPELADFLDAGDPPVHFGFGSIRAPHGLAAAMVGAARAHGRRVILSRGWAELALPDGGPDCLTIGEVNQQRLFRGSPPSCTTAARAPPPPQPGPAPPRSSSPNTSTSPTGPDASTTSAPASPTPPAHRPPPPSPRHSPAPSPRRPRPGPRPSPAPCAPTAPRRPHGC; encoded by the coding sequence GTGCGCGCCGCCCGACTTCCGCGGGCTGGCGAAGGGCTCGGGATCCCGTTCACCCCGGTCGGCCCCGTGCTGCGCCCCACCGGCAGGCGCGACCCGGCGGCGGCGCCGCCCACGCCCGAGCAGCGGCGCCGCATGGTCGAGGAGTCCGTCGCCGCGCAGTTCGACGCGGTACGGGCCGCGGCCCGCGGCTGCCACGCCGTCCTGGCCGGCGGATACCTGGTCGCCGCCGCGCCGACGGTGGCCGAGGAGAGCGGAATTCCCTACACCATGGCCGCCTACTGCCCGAATTTCCTGCCCTCCCCGCACCACGCACCGCCGGTGTATCCGATGCGCGGCGAGAAAACGCCGGACGGAAACGTCGGCAACCGCATTCTCTGGGCGCGCGACGCCGACCGCTGGAACGAGACCTGGCGCGACGCGATCAACCGGCACCGGACGGCGGCCGGCCTCGCCCCGGTCGACGACGTCCGCAGCCACCTCTACACCCGCACCCCCTGGCTGGCCGCCGACCCGGTGCTCGCACCCTGGCCCGGACCGGCCGACCACGAGGTCGTCCAGACCGGTGCCTGGCTGCTGCCCGACGAACGCCCGCTGCCGCCCGAACTGGCGGACTTCCTCGACGCCGGCGACCCGCCCGTCCACTTCGGCTTCGGCAGCATCCGCGCCCCGCACGGCCTCGCCGCCGCCATGGTCGGAGCGGCCCGCGCGCACGGCCGCCGGGTGATCCTCTCCCGCGGCTGGGCCGAACTCGCCCTGCCGGACGGCGGACCGGACTGCCTCACCATCGGCGAGGTCAATCAGCAGCGGCTCTTCCGCGGATCGCCGCCGTCGTGCACCACGGCGGCGCGGGCACCACCACCGCCGCAGCCCGGGCCGGCGCCCCCCAGGTCGTCGTCCCCCAACACGTCGACCAGCCCTACTGGGCCGGACGCATCCACGACCTCGGCACCGGCGTCGCCCACACCCCCGGCACACCGACCACCGCCTCCCTCACCGAGGCACTCGCCCGCGCCCTCGCCCCGCAGACCGCGGCCCGGGCCCAGGCCGTCGCCCGCACCGTGCGCACCGACGGCACCGAGACGGCCGCACGGCTGCTGA
- a CDS encoding aldo/keto reductase family protein → MVDLLGEMALLGLEVGDPLEPGGSVRGRGRAAVRRSLDRLGTDRLDLLYGHVDDPATPLRETVDAFAGAVADGLAEQIGMSNQGVGRFARSRELARRDGLPSYVALQQRHTFLPPAPDADFDYQVSLDEPMLAYAADHPEVTVLAYSALLNGAYTDPGKPLPAEYDHPWSARALAELHAVARETGATANQVVYAWLLGGSPAVLPLVGVSRLGQLDEALDAVDLDLTCAQRARLDATRAVARLGRGRSPLHGDGVASGCDGVPAHGREAVSSRAAVSVPSVRTVRATAWARAAVCGARARASASVREAVVGVPGVWATPVPRSWMRPAQ, encoded by the coding sequence GTGGTCGATCTTCTCGGCGAGATGGCCCTGCTGGGACTGGAGGTGGGCGATCCGCTCGAACCGGGAGGGTCTGTCCGGGGCCGCGGTCGGGCGGCCGTGCGGCGCAGTCTGGACCGGCTCGGCACCGACCGGCTCGACCTGCTGTACGGCCATGTCGACGACCCGGCGACGCCGCTGCGGGAGACCGTCGACGCCTTCGCCGGGGCCGTCGCCGACGGACTGGCCGAGCAGATCGGCATGAGCAACCAGGGTGTCGGGCGCTTCGCCCGCTCCCGCGAACTCGCCCGGCGAGACGGCCTCCCCTCGTACGTGGCGCTGCAGCAGCGGCACACCTTCCTGCCGCCCGCGCCGGACGCCGACTTCGACTACCAGGTGTCGTTGGACGAACCGATGCTGGCGTACGCGGCGGACCACCCGGAGGTGACGGTGCTGGCGTACAGCGCGCTGCTGAACGGCGCCTACACCGATCCCGGCAAGCCGCTGCCCGCCGAATACGACCACCCGTGGTCGGCCCGCGCGCTGGCCGAACTCCACGCCGTGGCGAGGGAGACGGGCGCCACCGCCAACCAGGTCGTCTACGCCTGGCTGCTCGGTGGTTCGCCCGCCGTCCTCCCCCTGGTCGGCGTCAGCCGGCTGGGCCAGCTCGACGAGGCCCTGGACGCCGTCGACCTGGATCTGACGTGCGCCCAGCGAGCCCGACTGGACGCCACCCGGGCCGTCGCGAGGCTCGGCCGAGGCCGGTCGCCGCTGCACGGTGACGGCGTCGCGAGCGGATGTGACGGCGTGCCGGCTCACGGCCGGGAGGCGGTCAGCAGCCGTGCGGCCGTCTCGGTGCCGTCGGTGCGCACGGTGCGGGCGACGGCCTGGGCCCGGGCCGCGGTCTGCGGGGCGAGGGCGCGGGCGAGTGCCTCGGTGAGGGAGGCGGTGGTCGGTGTGCCGGGGGTGTGGGCGACGCCGGTGCCGAGGTCGTGGATGCGTCCGGCCCAGTAG